The Actinomycetota bacterium genomic interval CGCCGGTCGCCATGGACTGGGCCGACCGGGTGCTTGCGGTCGTGCAGCTCTGGTACCCGGGCCAGGAGGGCGGCGACGCGCTCGCCGACGTGCTGTTCGGCGACGTCAACCCCTCGGGCCGCCTGCCGCTCACCTTCCCGAAGCGGCTGGAGGACACCCCCGCGTTCCTCAACGACCCGGGCGAGGCCGGGCACGTGATGTACGGCGAAGGCATCTTCGTCGGCTACCGGTTCTACGACGCGCGGCGGATCGAGCCCCGGTTCGCGTTCGGTCACGGGCTGTCCTACACGACGTTCGCCTACGGCGAGCTCACAGTCGAGGGTGATGAGATCGCGGTGGACGTCACCAACACCGGCGAGCGGGCGGGAGCCGAGGTGGTGCAGCTGTACGTGCGTGACGTCGAGGCGAGCGTTCGCCGTCCGGAGAAGGAGCTGAAGGGCTTCGCCAAGGTGGTGATCGAGCCGGGCCGCACCGAGCGGGTCCGGTTCACGCTCGACGATCGCGCGTTCGCGTTCTGGGACCCGCCGTCGGGGGATGGGACGTCCGGCGGTTGGCGGGTCGAGCCGGGCGAGTTCGAGCTCCTCGTCGGGGCCTCGTCCGCGGACATCCGGGCGCGCGCCACCTGCACCCGCGCCGCGCCGTCGTGACCGCGCTGGAACGGCACCCGTGGAACACCGAGTTCGAGTGGGCGTTCAGCCACGGTCCCAAGCAGGTGCTCACGCCCGCGCAGGCCACGCAGTTCGACACCGAGGGGTACGTCGTGCTGGAGGCGGCGTTCTCCGCCGACGAGAGCGCGGAGGTGGTGAGCGAGCTCGACGCGATCGAGGCCCGGGTGGAGCAGTTCCTCCGCTCCCAGGCCGACGAGCGCATGATGATCGCGGAGGCGGGGGCGATCACCTTCAGCACGCACGCGGTGGTGCGCTCCGAGCGGCTGCGGCGCTTCGTCGGTCATCCCGTGTTCACCGCGCTGTGCGCCGACATCATCGGGCCCGACGCCAACCTCTACTGGGACCAGGGCGTCTACAAGAAGCCCGAGAAGCCCCGGCGCTTCCCCTGGCACCAGGACAACGGCTACACGTTCGTCGTGCCGCAGCAGTACCTCACGTGCTGGGTCGCGCTCACCGACGCGACCGAGCAGAACGGCTGCCCGTGGGTCGCTCCCGGTCTGCACCGCTACGGCACCTTGAAGCACACCTACATCGAGCCCCTCGGCTACGAGTGCTTCTCTGAGCCCTCTCACCGGGTGGCGGCGCCGGTCACCGCGGGGAGCATCGTCGTGTTCTCGTCGCTCACCCCGCACCTGACGGGGCCGAACACGACCGACGCGGTGCGCAAGGCGTACATCGTGCAGTACGCGCCGCCGGGCGCACGGCTGCAGCAGGGCGACCCCACGGCCGGTCCGCCGACGGGCGAGGTGACCGCCGACGTCCCCGAGCGCCAGTTCCCGGTGCTGCGCAACGGCGCGCCCGTCTGAGCCCCGCCCCGATCCCGTTCTTGTCGCGCTCAACCACCGTGGTGGTGGTTGAGCGCGACAAGAACGAAGGGCGGCCCGCGCCGCGGCTCAATGGGCCATGTGGCGCAGCGCGTCCTCCACGCCCCGGTGGAAGGTGGGGTAGGCGAAGATCATGCGGCGCAGGTGCGCGGTCGGCACCTCCGCGTGCACGGCCAGCGCGAGCAGGCCGAGCACATCGCCCCCTGCCGGCCCGGCCGACGTGGCCCCGACGAGCACGCCGCGGCGCGCGTCCTCGACCAGCTTGATGAAGCCCTCGTTGCCGGCCTTGTGGATCCAGCCCCGGGCCGTCGACGGCACCTTGGCCACGCCGACACGCACGTCGAGACCACGCTCGCGCGCCTGGGCCTCACTGAGGCCGACCGCGCCCACCTCGGGATCGGTGAAGGTGACGCGGGGCAGCGCCTTGTAGTCCGCCGGCGCGACGTCGCGGCCCAGGACGTCGTCGACCACGATGCCGGCCTGGTACATGGCCACGTGGGTGAACGCGCCCTTTCCGGTGATGTCGCCCACCGCCCACACGCCGGGTGCGACGCGCAGGTGGTCGTCGACCGGGAGCCAGCGGGCCGCGGGGTCCACACCGATGCTGTCGACGCCGAGTGCGCGTACGTCGGCCGTGCGTCCCGTGGCCACCAGCAGACGCTCGCCCGCGGCGCGCGACCCCCCTTCCAGCTCGACCGCGATCGTGGCGCCGTCCTCGCGCACACGCGTCACCTTGGCCGACGTGCGCACCGACACGCCCTCGCGTTCGAGCATCTCGGCGATCAGCGCGCCGGCCTCCGGCTCCTCGCCGGCGAGCAGACGGTCGAGCGCCTCGACGACGGTGACCTCGACGCCGAAGCGGTTGAAGACCTGCCCGAGCTCGACGCCGACGGCGCCGCCGCCGAGCACCACGATCGACGCCGGCAGCTCCGCGACCTCGATGGCCTCGTGGTTCGTCCAGTAGGGCACGTCGCGTAGACCGTCGACCGGTGGGATGGACGCGTCCGTCCCGGTGGCGAGGACGATCGCGCGGCCGGCCTCCACGACGACGTCGCCGACCTCGACCCGCCCCGGCCCCACGACCCGCCCGGCACCGCGCAGGAAGCGGCCACCCTTGCCCTCGAAGCGCTCGACTGCGACCCGGTCGTCCCAGTCGTCGGTGGCCTCGTCTCGGATGCGGCGGGCCACGGGTTCCCACGAAGGTTGCACCGTCGATGTCCCGGCCATGCCGGGCACGCGGCGGGTCTCGGCCACCAGGTTGGCGGCCCGGATCATCATCTTGGAGGGGATGCACCCCCAGTAGGGGCACTCGCCACCCACGAGCCCCGAGTCGACGCCGACCACGTCGAGCCCGGCCTCGGCGAGTCGCCCCGCCACCGACTCGCCCCCCGGCCCCATGCCTATGACGACGACGTCCGCGCGCTCGCTCATGACCGCGGAACCTACTGGGAGCCGGTGCGTGCCCGCGAAACTAGTTGCACTGAGAAGGCAACTACCTTAGGCTGCCCCGCGTGGCCACCTCGACGCTCCCGACCCGGTCGACCCAGGACGGGCGGGTCCTGCGCGGCGCGCGGAACCGGCACGCCGTGGTCGAGGCCATGCTCGCCCTCATCGAGGAGGGCGACCCGCGGCCCACCGCGAAGCGCGTCGCCGAACGCGCCGGCGTGGCCCTGCGATCCGTCTTCCACTACTTCGACGACGTCGAGTCGGTGCTGGCGGCGGCGGCCCGACTGCAGGCGCAGCGCCACTGGCACCTCGTGCAGCCGGTCGCGCCCGAGCTGCCGGTCGGCGAGCGGGTCGCGCAGGTCGTGGCCCAGCGGTCGACGCTGTTCGAGCGCATCGCGCCCGCGCGGCGCGCGGCCCTGCTCGTCGAGCACGACTCGCCCGTGATCCGCGCGTGGCTCGAGGAGGGACGGGCGACGTTGCGCCGCCAGCTGGCCGCGACGTTCGCGCCCGAGGTCGCCCGCGAGGGTCACGACCTGCTCGCGGCGCTCGAGGTGTCCGCGTCGTGGACCGCGTGGGAGGCGCTCCGCCGGCGTCAAGGTCTTTCTGTCAGCGCGGCCCGTCGGGTGCTGACGCGCATGCTCACCGCCCTGCTCGAGGAGCAATCGTGAACGCACTCCGCACACCCGACGCGCGCTTCGCCGCGCTGCCCGATTTTCCCTTCGCCCCGCACTACGTGGAGGTCGACGATGGTGAAGGCGGGCGCCTCCGCGTCCACCACCTCGACGAGGGCCGGCCCGACGCTCCCGCCGTCCTGCTCATGCACGGCGAGCCGTCGTGGTGCTACCTCTACCGCAAGATGATCCCGCTGCTCGTCGACGCGGGCCTCCGCGCCGTCGCCCCCGACCTCGTCGGCTTCGGTCGCTCCGACAAGCCCGACGCGCAGGACGACTACACCTATGCCCGGCACGTCGAGTGGATGCGCGCGGCCCTGTTCGACCAGCTCGACCTGCGCGACCTCACCCTCGTCGGGCAGGACTGGGGCGGCCTCATCGGGCTGCGACTGGTGGCCGAGAACCCCGATCGCTTCGCGCGGGTGGTCGCCGCGAACACCGGGCTGCCCACGGGCGACCAGAAGATGAGCGATGCCT includes:
- a CDS encoding alpha/beta fold hydrolase, which gives rise to MNALRTPDARFAALPDFPFAPHYVEVDDGEGGRLRVHHLDEGRPDAPAVLLMHGEPSWCYLYRKMIPLLVDAGLRAVAPDLVGFGRSDKPDAQDDYTYARHVEWMRAALFDQLDLRDLTLVGQDWGGLIGLRLVAENPDRFARVVAANTGLPTGDQKMSDAFLAWQRYSQETPVFHVGGIVKGGCTTKLTPEVVAAYDAPFPDDSFTAGARRFPMLVPTSPDDPAAQANREAWTALTAWEKPLLTAFSDRDPVTAGFDRVLRGAVPGAAGQRHTVIEGAGHFLQEDKGEELARVVVDFVTA
- a CDS encoding TetR/AcrR family transcriptional regulator; protein product: MATSTLPTRSTQDGRVLRGARNRHAVVEAMLALIEEGDPRPTAKRVAERAGVALRSVFHYFDDVESVLAAAARLQAQRHWHLVQPVAPELPVGERVAQVVAQRSTLFERIAPARRAALLVEHDSPVIRAWLEEGRATLRRQLAATFAPEVAREGHDLLAALEVSASWTAWEALRRRQGLSVSAARRVLTRMLTALLEEQS
- a CDS encoding NAD(P)/FAD-dependent oxidoreductase, which translates into the protein MSERADVVVIGMGPGGESVAGRLAEAGLDVVGVDSGLVGGECPYWGCIPSKMMIRAANLVAETRRVPGMAGTSTVQPSWEPVARRIRDEATDDWDDRVAVERFEGKGGRFLRGAGRVVGPGRVEVGDVVVEAGRAIVLATGTDASIPPVDGLRDVPYWTNHEAIEVAELPASIVVLGGGAVGVELGQVFNRFGVEVTVVEALDRLLAGEEPEAGALIAEMLEREGVSVRTSAKVTRVREDGATIAVELEGGSRAAGERLLVATGRTADVRALGVDSIGVDPAARWLPVDDHLRVAPGVWAVGDITGKGAFTHVAMYQAGIVVDDVLGRDVAPADYKALPRVTFTDPEVGAVGLSEAQARERGLDVRVGVAKVPSTARGWIHKAGNEGFIKLVEDARRGVLVGATSAGPAGGDVLGLLALAVHAEVPTAHLRRMIFAYPTFHRGVEDALRHMAH
- a CDS encoding phytanoyl-CoA dioxygenase family protein; the protein is MGPAVGGWDVRRLAGRAGRVRAPRRGLVRGHPGARHLHPRRAVVTALERHPWNTEFEWAFSHGPKQVLTPAQATQFDTEGYVVLEAAFSADESAEVVSELDAIEARVEQFLRSQADERMMIAEAGAITFSTHAVVRSERLRRFVGHPVFTALCADIIGPDANLYWDQGVYKKPEKPRRFPWHQDNGYTFVVPQQYLTCWVALTDATEQNGCPWVAPGLHRYGTLKHTYIEPLGYECFSEPSHRVAAPVTAGSIVVFSSLTPHLTGPNTTDAVRKAYIVQYAPPGARLQQGDPTAGPPTGEVTADVPERQFPVLRNGAPV